In the Vanacampus margaritifer isolate UIUO_Vmar chromosome 9, RoL_Vmar_1.0, whole genome shotgun sequence genome, CTGGCTAAAAATACTTGATTTagtgcaaatgtaaacattttcatcttttatGCTTCATTTATGTATGTGTCTCCAGTTGGTAAATTTGCAAGGGAGATGTTTGATATATTGTTTACACACAATAGAGGCCTGTTCTTGAAATGTGTTGACAACAACTGCATAACCAACATTATTGACTGTGGTAAGTAATGTAATGTTGCAATTGGCGGTGGTGGGCAGCAAAATTAATTGGCAATTTGCGCCTCTTGAACAGTCGCTGGTGAGaggaaaacaatttaaaatccaGTTCATATTTCCCAGTTGTATTGTAATCCAATAATCCCTTTTCTGCTTTGCAGCTCACCAGTGGACTCTGTCCTGTTTTATGCGATCACCACACTTCACAACCTCCTCCTGCACCAGGAAGGAGCTAAGATGGCCGTTCGTTTGGCCGGTGGGCTTCAGAAAATGGTGGCCCTgctcaacaaaacaaatgtcaagTTCCTAGCCATCACCACTGATTGTCTCCAAATCTTGGCCTATGGAAACCAGGAAAGCAAGGTGAGCTTGGGTCCTTGTCAGCTGAGCTTTGAAAATATCAGATGAGCTTGTTGAAATTAAAACCTTGTCCTTTTTTCTAGTTGATAATCCTGGCCAGTGGGGGCCCCCAAGCACTGGTGAACATCATGAGAACTTACACTTATGAGAAGTTGCTGTGGACCACAAGTCGAGTACTCAAAGTCCTGTCAGTCTGCTCCAGTAACAAACCTGCCATCGTAGAAGCTGGTATGCTTGAGCGCGAAAGCCACCAACAACCTTTCCTCAACCAGCAGGAGCACGAAACTGGggtccttattttttttttatttgctgtgtTTGTCTCTTTGCTCAGGAGGCATGCAGGCTCTTGGACTCCACCTGACAGACCCAAGCCAGAGACTGGTCCAGAACTGTCTCTGGACTCTCAGGAACTTATCAGATGCTGCCACCAAACAGGTGAAGGCACCCATAACGGACATTAAATTCTTGACTCGGACTTGCAGTTTTTGTAGTGGTCGCAGTCAATGGAAGTAactgaaatgtttaaaaatgactgTTGTTGCATTCTTCTTGCCATGATAACTGGAAACTTTTGTATTTCAGGAGGGTATGGAAGGTCTGTTGGGAACTCTGGTGCAACTCCTTGGCAGTGATGACATTAATGTGGTGACCTGTGCTGCCGGAATCCTGTCTAACCTGACTTGCAACAACTACAAGAACAAGATGATGGTCTGCCAGGTTGGTACTCACATGGTgaagattaaaatgtttttattgttgactAAACATAGTGCATTTCCTCATACTGCTTCTTGTATCATTTTCTTCCCATGTAGGTGGGCGGTATTGAGGCTCTGGTTCGCACCGTTCTTCGGGCCGGAGACAGGGAAGACATCACAGAACCGGCCATCTGCGCCCTGCGTCACCTCACATCACGGCACCAGGATGCTGAGATGGCCCAAAATGCAGTCAGGCTGCATTATGGGCTGCCAGTTGTCGTCAAATTGTTGCACCCGCCATCACATTGGCCACTCATTAAGGTACAAACATGCCGACTTGTCACAGGTTTCCACTGTGATTTTTGTCAAGTTGATTAttgaaaggtgtgtgtgtgtgacattcaAGTGTTTCCTCCCTTAGGCTACAGTTGGTCTGATCCGTAACCTTGCGCTGTGCCCTGCAAACCACACTCCTCTGAGGGAGCAAGGAGCCATTCCCAGACTGGTACAGCTGCTGGTCAGAGCACACCAGGACACACAGAGACGCACCAGCATGGGTGGCACGCAACAGCAGTTTGTGGTGAGCGCATGCCAGCAACATTAGCATCAATAACACCAGTACACAGCTGCTGGTCATTCACTGGTGCTGTTCTCCAGACATGTTTAAGGCCTGTGTGTCTTGAGTAACCGCGTTGTGTTTTTAGGAGGGAGTTCGCATGGAGGAGATTGTGGAAGGTTGCACAGGAGCCCTTCACATCCTGGCCAGAGATGTCCACAACAGAATAGTCATCCGAGGACTTAACACAATTCCACTCTTTGTACAGGTACAATGTCAAGTCACAATTTTTTCTGTTGCGGTTTGATGGTGTTTTGAACATCTCGTGTATCTGTGTGCAGCTGTTGTATTCTCCCATTGAGAACATTCAGCGCGTGGCAGCGGGCGTCCTGTGCGAACTGGCCCAGGACAAAGAGGCTGCTGAGGCCATCGAGGCCGAGGGAGCCACCGCCCCGCTCACCGAGCTCTTACACAGCCGCAATGAAGGAGTTGGTACGTTGGTACATGATTGTTTTTCAGTCTATTTATTTGCTGCGTGTTGTCAAGCAAAATTTGAGTTACCAACAATCGTTAGATAAACTGCCGCTTgagtgacattaaaaaaaaagaaaatggagcaATAAAATTACTGTAATGGCCTTCCTTGCACTTAGGTAAGGAACAGTCACGGATGAATTTTTACCTTTAAGATTTAACAGGACAGACTAAACTAAGAACACTGTCAAAGAATgacttttaatttaatatttggaAATATCGATACTGTACAAGCCTGGATAGGAAACTATTGGGGTGGGTTGTGTCAGGAAAGGCATGTGCCCAACAAAGCATGCGAGTGTCTCACGGTCTACTTGTCACTCAGCTAAACTGTCACCTCACGTCTCCTCGCAGCCACATATGCAGCAGCTGTTCTGTTCCGCATGTCGGAGGACAAACCTCAAGACTACAAGAAACGCCTCTCAGTCGAACTCACAAGCTCGCTCTTCAGGACGGAACCCATGGCCTGGAACGAAGTAGGAAGCACACCCCAGTCAtctttttatttgaacacgttTGTGTGTAAGGTTTATGCAACTCTGGTCATATCTGCAGACTGCAGAGCTCGGTCTGGACATCGGTGCTCAGGGGGAGCCTCTGGCCTACAGGCAGGACGGTAAGTCACATCCCTGCTATTCAAATGATCCCAGTCCCATTGTTCAATGGTGACATGGTTCCCAAGAGGGTCACCTCTGTTGGGAGTTCTACTTGGAGGGTCTGTCTCATTCAGGGAGAAAGTAGTTGTCTGTTTTTGACTGTGCCCTGTATGTGGGCCAACGGAATAGCTTCAGTGTTGGGTTTCTGCTGGTGAAACTGCATCATTCAGTTGATCCATTGGGTGTGCGCTTGTTTCTTTGCTGTGATGCTAGTACTTACTGTGTGAGCGCTTGATTTGTTAACATGCTTCTAACAGCTGCTCTATTTCTCCTGCCCTCCACTCCTTCTCCCTACCAGATCCAAGCTACCGTTCCTTCCACTCGGCAGGTTACGGTGCAGACTCGATGGGCATGGAGCCCATGATGGACCATGATCTGGGTGGGGGCCACCACCCCGGTCAGGATTACCCCCCAGTTGAGGGGCTTCCTGATCTGGGACACTCCCAGGAACTGATCGAAGGCCTACCACCTGGTGATTCCAACCAATTGGCCTGGTTTGACACAGACTTGTAAATACCAAGACCAACATAACTCAACATTTCCTACTAGGTAAGATGGATTCGGATCCATTTGGGTGCATGTTGGCCTGATGGGAAAATATGAAGTCACTGAGGCTGCTGCATGCTTGCATTGTGCTCCTAATTGCCACACATATGCTGCTTGATTAGTTTGGGTGGTCTTGTCGTCTCTCACCTGATGTTTCACATCATCGCTCATCTCACAATCTCCATTCTTTGCAGCTGTATTATGTGATCCAGATGAACCTGCATCTTGATTCTCCCACATGGAGGAGGCGGGGTTTTGGAAAGTGCCTGACGATGACCCATCCTATCTAGAGGAGCTCCACTGGGACAAATTTGAGTGACAAAGTTTGCTTCTGGATTGAACCAGAGGATGGTTGGTTGACTTGAAATCCCGATGCCACACATGGATTTGGATCTGTTTGCTTTTCAAATAACCTTTTTATGtacttttccatttttattccttgtttttacattttccctTTGAAGTCTGTAATGGTACAAAATGCTTTTAGCTTGCTTTTCCCCCTCCAAATTTCATTATTCCAAATGATACCtatttgctttgtttgtattattattttttgtctcaaagtagtgttttgttttggtgataATGCTCCATCCAAGTAATGTACATGACCGCATTTTAAATGGTGTCCAAAACACTAAGAAAAAATCAGTTGCATTGTAACATTGTGTAGCTTTTGTATAAAACATGGGAAGTCATTGTCCAAATATCGAGCTATTTTCTTGCTTTAAAAGGTGGACACTAAGGTGTCTCTGCTGTtccaaaggggggggggggggggtgtagctGGCTTAGCTGATGGGGGGGCTGTTACTCAAGGGGGTTGGGGGCTAGTCTAGTTGGAGGAGGTGGTTGCTGTAGCCTGCTGTGTTCTGAAACAATAAAATGGACTCATTATTTCAACTGACTGCATCCTTTTCCTTCAAGCATTTGTTGGAACACCATGCACATGTCACTTGGACATTTTAGTATTGCCTCAAAGAAGTGCAGTATAATGCCCATTACATTTCAACGAGTGACTCTTAGATGTactaagaagaaaaaagagctATGCTTGATAACCAGTAACACTCAAGACACATCTCCACTGACAATCAGTGAACCTTCTCAACCTCTTACAAACCAGAAGTCATAGTACATACTAAAACTGGCCTGTGAGTGGCAGCATGGAGCCACAGGGCATACAGGCTAATGGAAAAGACTTATAAAAGTGAGACCAGCTGTTAGCTCCATGTCATTTTCTGTGGTTAATGATGGGTGGGGGCACAGCCTTTTATGAATAGACTAACGATGCTGCTTACCATAATGAGAAGTAAAGCCACTGGTGGCATCTTACGTTTGTACTCAAAACATACATCGATTTCTCCACGGCATTTTCGGGTTTTACTGACTACGTGATCAGTTATGCCAGTGTGTGGCCTACGGTTGTACCAAAAAGTCCGGGAGAAGCGTTACATACAGTTGTgatcaaaagtttacatacacttgTTAAGAACATGTCATGGCTCTCCTGAGCTTCCAGTTATTTCTATAATGCAGATTTTTCGCTAATAGACTAATTGGAACGGATACTTTATTGCttacttgaatttttttaatacttgaaCAAGTGAGGAAAATTGCTTGGAGCCATTTCAAAGCATCTCCAAGTTCCAAGACCAACAGTGTTTGCAAGTATAAAGTGCATGGCACTGTTTATCACTGCAATGATCAGGAAGAAAATGCAAGCGATCAACTGCTGCTGAGAGAAAATTGCTCAGGAGGGTGAAGAGTCAACCGAGAACCACCAAAAAGCAGATCTGTCAAGAATTAGAAGCTGCTGGAACACAGCTGTCAGTGTCCACAGTCTAGCATGTTTTGCATCGCCATGGATTGGGAGGCTGCCGTGCAAGAAGGAAGTTTTTGCTCCAAAAGTGGCATCATAAGGCTCGACTGAAGTTTGCTGCTGATCATATGGACAAAGATGAAAGTTCTGTAGTTAGACAAAAAAATTGAGCCATCAAGCATGGCGGTGGTAGTATTATGCTGTGGGGCTGTTAAGCTGCCAATAGAACTGGTGCTTTACACAGAGTAAATGGGATAATGAAGGAGGAGGAttaacttatatatatatttttttttttccaaaaatcatCAGCTCAAAGGTTGGGTCTGGAGCACTGTTGGGTGTTCCAACAGCACAATGAcccaaacacacataaaaagtgGTAATGGAATGGCTAAATCAGGCTAGTATTGAGGTTTTAAATGGCCTTCCCGAAGTCCTGACTTGTTAAACCCAATTGAGAACATGTGGACAATGCGAAGTAACAAGTCCATGTCAGCAAGCCAACAAATTTAACTGAATTGCACCAATTCTGCCAAAGAATTCtggtggtatttgtgagttcacaaattcCGGAGAATCCATCTTGGACCGCTCCCGCTGATAATGTTTGCAGCCGACCTTTTTTAGGTGGGACCAATTAGGTCGTGTTTAAGGCGGGACAaaaccaataagcgccgatGGCGGGTGCGGGGAGTGGTTGTttcaaacaaacctaacagacgaatggacgctgcaattaattatgttcttgcagaattactcaccgtttccttgttgaatttgaacagcgagaggcacttcgtgcatttttatctggtaaagatgtttatGCTTTACCCCCCCAGACGAGAAGagagacgacattttcatccgtcgTCTCGATtgttcaaaacaaacgtgcaaagatgccgcatcgtacAATCAGCtgaaagtattgtacagaatgtcctaAACGGATCTGCGAGTGAAGTCCCATTATTAACTAACTCGAGGGAGtttttcacattatcaatctgggacttcaCTCGGCAGTCTGTTTTAAttcataaacatttattgaacagAGATAAATAACACAAAGATCAGACAATCCAATTGACATGTTTTACAAAGAATATGCAACAAAGAAGTAATAGTAAattatataaagaattaaaataagtggggaaaaaactaTTGCATTCCAAATTTGTCCATGGGTTATTTTGGCTGATGATACCTCAGAAGATGAATTGTAAGCTCAATGTGACCTTCAAAATTGAGGCTGATTTCAtctgttgagaggtcaaacttccTAATCATGTAGAGGATTCAAATCTATCATACCTTTgattggaattgactttccagTGATCTTTGAACAATTCTTAAAAATTCTAAGTCAATACTTTTTCCTAAGGTATACTGGTTGCtctggacatttgaaagatgcaagtacCAAACTttaaacccatccatccatttttctgaactgcttattcCATTGTTCTCAAAACTAAGGATTTCAACCTGCCAACATTACAATTGCTGTAACTTTTTACACCGCCTTTTTAAACTGTCCATTTTTGAGGTACGTCCatgtattatacagtatataattttaaagggaattaagtaTAGAACTAGAATGTATAAATATCtcaattttgatttcattttgacaTGAGGACTCTTTTTGCCCTGAGCTGGTCACATTTatgaatatgatttttttctaacaagaCATACAGGTTAACAATAGTCCACAATTTTATGTTCTTAGAcccaaaaaagttgttttttaaattattattattattaccatcttACACAATCTTGTGTTATCAATCCAATTTCGTGAATGtagtgatttattatttttaagaatgCATTAATTGTTTCAAAAAGTTTTGGAGATAGAGATAGATGTGGAGAAAAATTATGAGTGTCACATTTTCCATGCCAACAAAGATTGATAAAATGTTGACAACAGGTAGCTTTGAGATACTATACTTGCACAGTGTCAAAAATTGAAGACCTCCTAAATTACTGAATATATTATAAGGCCGAATTTCacattttcctgtatttagtttttaacaCACAAGCAGATGAAAAGTCATCGACTAATGAGATTGCATCCTCAATTTGCTATTTTTCTCTAAGGAACAATGCTGTATCATCAGCCAATTGCGTCAGCCTTAGGTCCTTATTAAAAATTGATAAACCTTTATTAACCGGACGGACTATTCAGGATATATAATGAAAGCAGTTCCAccacaattaaaaatttaaaaaattggacaACCTTGATTGACAGGACCGGAAATCTACTGGTAGACTTTATAACACATGACACATCTATTGAGACCTTTATAAATGATTAATACAAAATTTGGATCAAaaccaaatgtgtttaaagcttctctttctctctctcaagcATTGAGGATCGAACTCAtgaacttcaggttgggagacaaccactgtaccacctgagctatgccaacCTTGTTTGTTTCTGTACTGCATTGCTGGACTGTCCAAAATGAGGCCAACATACTTtgaggtacgaggattccacctgacaatagcaatatactaacacacacagCAGGAACGGCATAGTCTCAGGTGGTACACTGGATGTCcaccaacctgaaggttgtggaTTTGTACCTCACTCTTAAagtagcctctttttttttttttaaatcaactggtaaaatgtactccaaactctccttgtaaaatttacttcgaatttctgagtgaatacTGAATCATGGCTaaagtctttttatttatttatttttatcagtgCACTATGGGACTGAGTTAAGAGGCATTTGTCTGCAGAAGaacttttgtgtgtgaaaatttagaatacagtacaaatataAATGTAGCAGCACAATATACTCTCTGTATATTAATTTTGTTCCTGCCGTTGTAACCCACCCTGGTGGGAGGACCTCACGTCCCATTGATTCACTTTTGGAAATTGGGGAGTTGACCTATTTCTTTTTGTGGCTCAGGAGGTAGAGCTGGAGGTAAAGCTGTATatccagtaaccagaaggtctgCTATTCAATTCCCACTCTCTCCAAGTTGAGTCATTGGTCAAGACATTTTACTGgtacacacattgcctccagtgccacttACACTCGTGTACCGATGGTGTGAATGTTTGCTGGTGGTTGTATTGCCCAGGGGAAAAGCTGGATTTTAGTGTGTGCAGGACCTGGGAGCTGGCTGCCAGGTTGGTTGCCCTGTGAGAGTTGAATGATGGCTTTGCTACCGAATATACACTCAGCCCTCTTCAAAACAGGTGTGACATATCAGTGGTGATTACTACTATTCACATGTGAATTTGTATTACAAGATGGATTGAAGTGAAACCTCAAGCTATCAGAAAACTCAAATTATTAAGGTAAGTAAAATCTACTATTTTATTTCAGCAAGTGTGACTCAGGGACCCTTATGAAAAATCGAAGaatctggggactctgaggtgtgCTCTCCGATCTCTGGGTTCAACGTCACTGAGGTGGTGGAAAGCTACTTGGTGAcaaggccccgggggtggatgagaatCGCCCGGAATTTCTAAAAACTCTGAATGTTGTAGGgttgtcgtggttgacacgcctcgaCAACAACGCGTGGACATCAGGGACactgcctctggattggcagaccaggATGGttgtccccctttttaagaagggggactggAGGTTGTGATCCAACTATAGatggatcacactcctcagcctccctggtaaggtctattcaagGGTACTGGAGAGGACGGTccatcgggaagtcgaatctgattcaggaggagcagtgtggctTTCTGAGGTGTGCTCTCCGATCTCTGGGTTCAacgtcactgaggtggttggaaagctacTTGGTGAcaaggccccgggggtggatgagattcGCCCGGAATTCCCAAAAACTCTGGATGTTGTAGGgttgtcgtggttgacacgcctcgacaacatcgcgtggacatcggggacagtgcctctggattggcagaccaggATGGTGGTCCCCCTACTGAAGgttgtgttccaactatagagggatcacactcctcagcctccctggtaaggtctattcaagGGTACTGGAGAGGAGGTccatcgggaagtcgaatctctgattcaggaggagcagtgtggctTTCGTCCCAGCCATGGAACAGTGAACTATACCCTCGgctgggtcctcgagggtgcatgggagccCAACCAGTACATATctactttgtggacttggagaaggcaaTCAACCGTGTCAATTGAGGAGTCCTGtcggggggtgcttcgggagtacggggtaccaagccccctgatacgggctgttagGTCActgtacgaccggtgtcagagtttggtccacatTGCCTGCAGTAAGTCAGATTCATTTCCAGTGTCAtcaattctgttcataacttgtaTAAACAAAATTTCTAGGTGCAGCCGAggtgttgag is a window encoding:
- the LOC144057659 gene encoding catenin beta-1, encoding MASQADLMELDIAMEPDRKAAVSHWQQQSYLDSGIHSGATTTAPSLSGKGNPEDDDLDNNQVIYEWEQGFNQNFSQDQVQDLDGQYAMTRAQRVRAAMFPETLEEGMQIPSTQYDTTNPTNVQRLAEPSQMLKHAVVNLINYQDDAELATRAIPELTKLLNDEDQVVVNKAAVMVHQLSKKEASRHAIMRSPQMVSAIVRTMQNTNDVETARCTAGTLHNLSHHREGLLAIFKSGGIPALVKMLGSPVDSVLFYAITTLHNLLLHQEGAKMAVRLAGGLQKMVALLNKTNVKFLAITTDCLQILAYGNQESKLIILASGGPQALVNIMRTYTYEKLLWTTSRVLKVLSVCSSNKPAIVEAGGMQALGLHLTDPSQRLVQNCLWTLRNLSDAATKQEGMEGLLGTLVQLLGSDDINVVTCAAGILSNLTCNNYKNKMMVCQVGGIEALVRTVLRAGDREDITEPAICALRHLTSRHQDAEMAQNAVRLHYGLPVVVKLLHPPSHWPLIKATVGLIRNLALCPANHTPLREQGAIPRLVQLLVRAHQDTQRRTSMGGTQQQFVEGVRMEEIVEGCTGALHILARDVHNRIVIRGLNTIPLFVQLLYSPIENIQRVAAGVLCELAQDKEAAEAIEAEGATAPLTELLHSRNEGVATYAAAVLFRMSEDKPQDYKKRLSVELTSSLFRTEPMAWNETAELGLDIGAQGEPLAYRQDDPSYRSFHSAGYGADSMGMEPMMDHDLGGGHHPGQDYPPVEGLPDLGHSQELIEGLPPGDSNQLAWFDTDL